Proteins encoded within one genomic window of Bradyrhizobium sp. CB1717:
- a CDS encoding SRPBCC family protein, translating into MRITVETSVAAPIDQVWRAYTTPADIVKWNAASDDWHTTRATVDLREGGAFSSRMEAKDGSMGFDFAGTYTTIVEHKLIEYAFGDRKAEVEFVPGPKGVVVRVVFDSEPTHSVEQQQGGWQAILDNFARYVAVKQKTS; encoded by the coding sequence ATGAGGATCACCGTCGAAACCAGCGTCGCCGCCCCCATCGATCAGGTCTGGCGCGCCTATACGACGCCTGCCGATATCGTGAAGTGGAACGCCGCGTCCGACGACTGGCACACGACCAGGGCCACGGTCGACCTGCGCGAGGGCGGCGCCTTCTCCTCGCGCATGGAGGCCAAGGACGGCAGCATGGGCTTTGACTTCGCCGGCACCTACACGACGATCGTCGAGCACAAGCTGATCGAATATGCGTTCGGCGATCGCAAGGCCGAGGTCGAGTTCGTCCCCGGTCCGAAGGGCGTCGTCGTCCGCGTCGTCTTCGACAGCGAACCGACGCACTCGGTCGAGCAGCAGCAAGGCGGCTGGCAGGCCATCCTCGACAATTTTGCACGCTACGTCGCGGTGAAGCAGAAGACGTCGTGA
- a CDS encoding alpha/beta hydrolase family protein: protein MLVPGAYYGAWSWHRVTERLQKQGHRVYPLTLTGLAERSHLLNKDITLDTHIVDIANLVEWEDLTDICLVAHSYGGCPASGALERIGSRVSSIVWVDAIKPADGQSFRDLVPFPIEEGAISRPAPKALPPNAFSDPKDVAWVLSKVTPHPVGTFLQPVKLSGAREKVARKTYIRLPKFQLAAMDKAAAECRADSSWTVVENTTSGHSAMIVEPDWLTEVLTKAA from the coding sequence GTGCTCGTTCCCGGCGCGTATTACGGCGCCTGGTCCTGGCATCGCGTCACGGAACGCCTGCAGAAGCAGGGGCATCGCGTCTATCCGCTGACGCTGACCGGATTGGCGGAGCGCTCACACCTTCTGAACAAGGACATCACCCTCGACACGCACATTGTCGACATCGCCAATCTCGTCGAATGGGAGGACCTGACCGACATCTGCCTCGTTGCCCATTCCTATGGCGGCTGTCCGGCATCGGGCGCGCTCGAACGCATCGGGAGCCGGGTGTCGTCCATCGTCTGGGTCGATGCCATCAAGCCCGCGGACGGCCAGTCGTTTCGAGACCTGGTGCCCTTCCCGATCGAAGAGGGCGCGATCAGCCGCCCGGCTCCCAAGGCGCTGCCTCCGAATGCCTTCAGCGACCCGAAGGATGTTGCCTGGGTGTTGTCGAAGGTCACGCCACACCCCGTCGGCACATTCCTGCAACCGGTCAAGCTCTCGGGAGCGCGCGAAAAGGTCGCCAGGAAAACCTACATCCGCTTACCGAAATTCCAGCTGGCTGCCATGGACAAGGCAGCGGCGGAGTGCAGAGCGGACAGCTCCTGGACCGTCGTCGAAAACACGACGTCCGGCCACTCGGCCATGATCGTCGAGCCGGACTGGTTGACCGAGGTGTTGACCAAAGCAGCGTGA
- a CDS encoding aspartate/glutamate racemase family protein, which produces MRTIGLIGGMSWESTALYYKLINERVRDRMGKLHSAPLLMYSYDFQEIKEMQYAGRWPEAASSLAEVARRLESAGARAIVLCTNTMHKLAPDITSGLTIPFIHIGDATAERIRAKGYRRVGLLGTVFTMEEEFYIDRLRAHDLDVLVPPEGARAVVNRIIYDELCLGVVTAPSRRRYQDVMAALVAAGAECIILGCTEITMLVGQGDTTVETFDTTAIHAETAADFAIG; this is translated from the coding sequence ATGCGAACCATTGGCCTGATCGGAGGCATGAGCTGGGAAAGCACCGCGCTCTACTACAAGCTCATCAACGAGCGCGTCCGCGACCGCATGGGCAAGCTGCATTCGGCTCCGCTGCTGATGTATTCCTACGATTTCCAGGAGATCAAGGAGATGCAGTATGCCGGCCGCTGGCCGGAGGCCGCAAGCAGCCTCGCGGAGGTCGCTCGGCGCCTCGAGAGCGCCGGCGCGCGCGCTATCGTGCTGTGCACGAACACGATGCACAAACTGGCGCCCGACATCACGTCGGGCCTGACCATCCCCTTCATCCACATCGGCGACGCGACCGCCGAGCGCATCCGGGCGAAAGGGTACCGGCGGGTTGGGCTGCTCGGCACCGTGTTCACGATGGAGGAGGAGTTTTACATCGACCGGCTGCGCGCCCATGACCTCGACGTCCTGGTTCCTCCCGAAGGCGCACGAGCGGTCGTGAACCGCATCATTTACGACGAGCTGTGCCTCGGAGTCGTCACAGCTCCTTCCCGTCGCCGCTATCAGGACGTGATGGCGGCGCTCGTCGCCGCCGGCGCCGAATGCATCATCCTCGGCTGCACCGAGATCACGATGCTGGTCGGCCAGGGCGACACAACGGTCGAAACATTCGACACCACGGCTATCCACGCCGAGACGGCGGCCGATTTCGCCATCGGGTGA
- the modA gene encoding molybdate ABC transporter substrate-binding protein — MFRITGLFTAFVILASATLSPASAEDKTITVFAAASMKNALDEIDAAYTAKTGVKFSVSYAASSVLAKQIEQGAPADVFVSADTDWMDYAVSKKSINEPSRVNLLGNSIVLIAPKDSKIDNVAIAPGFDLAKLAGDGKIATGDVKSVPVGKYAKAALEKLGAWQAAEPKFAMAESVRAALTLVARGEATLGIVYSTDAKVEPGVKIVGTFPADSHPAIIYPVAATTTAKPETNDYLAFLRSTAAKTILEKYGFKFLISPTT, encoded by the coding sequence ATGTTTCGTATCACCGGACTTTTCACCGCCTTCGTCATCCTCGCGAGCGCGACCCTCTCGCCTGCCAGCGCCGAAGACAAGACCATCACCGTGTTCGCCGCGGCCTCGATGAAGAACGCGCTGGACGAGATCGACGCCGCCTACACCGCCAAGACCGGCGTCAAGTTCAGCGTCAGCTATGCCGCAAGCTCGGTGCTGGCCAAGCAGATCGAGCAGGGCGCCCCCGCCGACGTGTTCGTCTCCGCTGACACCGACTGGATGGACTACGCGGTCTCCAAGAAGTCCATCAACGAGCCTTCCAGGGTCAACCTGCTCGGCAACAGCATCGTGCTGATCGCGCCGAAGGATTCCAAGATCGACAACGTCGCGATCGCGCCAGGCTTTGACCTCGCAAAACTCGCCGGCGACGGCAAGATCGCGACCGGCGACGTGAAGTCCGTGCCAGTCGGAAAATATGCCAAGGCCGCACTGGAGAAGCTCGGGGCCTGGCAGGCCGCGGAGCCGAAATTCGCGATGGCCGAGAGCGTGCGCGCCGCGCTGACGCTGGTCGCCCGCGGCGAAGCCACGCTCGGCATCGTCTATTCCACCGACGCCAAGGTCGAGCCCGGTGTCAAGATCGTCGGCACCTTCCCGGCGGATTCGCATCCCGCGATCATCTATCCCGTCGCGGCGACAACGACTGCGAAGCCCGAGACCAACGACTATCTCGCCTTCCTGCGCTCGACCGCCGCCAAGACCATTTTGGAAAAATACGGCTTCAAATTTCTGATCAGCCCGACAACCTGA
- a CDS encoding EAL domain-containing protein: MLAAAGGQLRKPRFARAPHSPVAQAELVQSRAEAEAAIAEARKAHERLRQAIDILPQGIVFLDAEGRYVLWNKKYAEIYSKTADLFAEGARLEDTLRVGVARGDYPEAEGHEDEWIAERLQKLYQPGARHEQKLADGRVILIDERLTDDGGVVGLRVDITELKQREASFRLLFDGNPVPMIVCALDDERILGVNDAAIAHYGYGRSDFEKLTIRSLQAFDSEPPWTIDVTGEEQAGRTWKHVKADGALIDLAIYSRELTYAERPAVLLALMDITERKRAEARLAFMAQHDGLTGLPNRSLLRQQVDEMLLHTRRSAEKVALLMLGLDNFKSVNDTLGHAIGDKLLRGVAKRLRSTLREEDALARLNSDEFAIVQSGLARPEDAVGLAKRLLEAISDPYLLDGHSVVIGASIGIAMAPGDGDDSEKLLKSADMALSRAKQDARGTFAFFEAALDAKAQSRRKIEVELRDAIQNDVLRPYYQPLIDLQSGRITGFEALVRWPHAERGMVSPAEFIPVAEDTGLINPLGGLMLRRACLDAATWPDDVRVAVNLSPLQFRSGNLLSMVTDALKHSGLPPRRLELEITETLLLEKSAQVLATLHALRALGVRISMDDFGTGYSSLSYLRSFPFDKIKIDQSFVRDLGANREAQAIIRSIVSLGKGLGVTITAEGVETEAELSCLRTEGCDEGQGFLFSKARPNLEIISLLQAQRGIDAAEEDAALVA; this comes from the coding sequence GTGCTTGCGGCGGCCGGCGGGCAGCTGCGCAAGCCGCGATTCGCGCGCGCGCCGCATTCGCCCGTTGCACAGGCCGAGCTCGTGCAGAGCCGCGCGGAAGCGGAGGCCGCGATCGCGGAGGCGCGCAAGGCCCATGAGCGGCTGCGCCAGGCCATCGACATCCTGCCGCAGGGCATCGTCTTCCTCGATGCCGAGGGCCGCTACGTCCTCTGGAACAAGAAATACGCCGAGATCTACAGCAAGACCGCCGACCTCTTCGCCGAAGGTGCGCGCCTCGAGGACACGCTGCGCGTCGGCGTCGCGCGCGGCGACTATCCCGAGGCCGAAGGCCACGAGGACGAGTGGATCGCCGAGCGGCTGCAAAAGCTCTATCAGCCCGGCGCACGTCACGAGCAGAAGCTGGCGGACGGCCGCGTCATCCTGATCGACGAGCGGCTGACCGACGACGGCGGCGTCGTCGGCCTGCGCGTCGACATCACCGAGCTGAAGCAGCGCGAAGCCTCGTTCCGCCTGCTGTTCGACGGCAACCCCGTTCCCATGATCGTCTGTGCACTCGACGACGAGCGCATCCTCGGCGTCAACGACGCCGCGATCGCGCATTATGGCTATGGCCGTAGCGACTTCGAGAAGCTGACGATCCGTTCCTTGCAGGCCTTCGACAGCGAGCCGCCCTGGACCATTGATGTGACCGGCGAGGAGCAGGCCGGCCGCACCTGGAAGCACGTCAAGGCCGATGGCGCGCTGATCGATCTTGCAATCTACTCGCGCGAATTGACCTATGCCGAGCGGCCCGCGGTGCTGCTCGCGCTGATGGACATCACCGAGCGCAAGCGCGCCGAGGCGCGGCTCGCCTTCATGGCCCAGCATGACGGGCTCACCGGCTTGCCGAACCGCAGCCTCCTGCGCCAGCAGGTCGACGAGATGCTGCTGCACACGCGCCGCAGCGCCGAGAAGGTCGCGCTGCTGATGCTGGGGTTGGACAATTTCAAGTCAGTCAACGACACGCTGGGACATGCGATCGGCGACAAGCTGCTCCGCGGCGTCGCCAAGCGGCTGCGCTCCACTTTGCGCGAGGAGGACGCGCTGGCGCGCCTCAACTCCGACGAGTTCGCGATCGTGCAGAGCGGGCTGGCCCGGCCGGAAGACGCCGTGGGACTGGCAAAACGCCTGCTCGAGGCCATCTCTGATCCCTATCTGCTCGACGGCCATTCCGTGGTGATCGGCGCCTCCATCGGCATCGCAATGGCGCCGGGCGACGGCGATGATTCCGAAAAACTGCTCAAGAGCGCCGACATGGCGCTGTCCCGGGCCAAGCAGGATGCGCGCGGCACCTTCGCCTTCTTCGAGGCCGCGTTAGATGCAAAAGCGCAGAGCCGCCGCAAGATCGAGGTCGAGCTGCGCGATGCGATCCAGAACGACGTGCTGCGCCCCTACTACCAGCCGCTGATCGACCTCCAGAGCGGCCGCATCACCGGCTTCGAGGCGCTGGTGCGTTGGCCCCATGCCGAGCGCGGCATGGTCTCGCCGGCCGAGTTCATCCCGGTCGCGGAAGACACCGGCCTCATCAATCCGCTCGGCGGCCTGATGCTGCGCCGGGCGTGCCTGGATGCCGCGACCTGGCCGGACGACGTCCGCGTTGCCGTCAATCTGTCGCCGTTGCAGTTCCGCAGCGGCAATCTGCTCTCGATGGTGACGGACGCGCTGAAGCATTCCGGTCTGCCGCCGCGCCGGCTCGAGCTCGAGATCACCGAGACGCTGCTGCTCGAGAAGAGCGCACAGGTGCTGGCGACGCTGCATGCGCTGCGCGCGCTGGGGGTGCGCATCTCCATGGACGATTTCGGCACCGGCTATTCCAGCCTCAGCTATTTGCGCAGCTTCCCGTTCGACAAGATCAAGATCGACCAGTCCTTCGTGCGCGATCTCGGCGCCAATCGCGAGGCGCAGGCGATCATCCGCTCCATCGTCAGCCTCGGCAAAGGCCTCGGCGTCACCATCACCGCCGAAGGCGTCGAGACCGAAGCCGAGCTGAGCTGCCTCCGCACTGAGGGCTGCGACGAGGGCCAGGGTTTTCTGTTCAGCAAGGCCCGGCCCAATCTCGAGATCATCAGCCTGCTGCAGGCACAGCGCGGCATCGACGCCGCGGAAGAGGACGCTGCGCTGGTGGCGTGA
- a CDS encoding GNAT family N-acetyltransferase produces MDCTIRPAMDDDANAISAVILRALRETNAKDYAAEIIERIERSFSPDAVRQLIAKRTVFVATIGRRVVATASLDGSVVRTVFVAPDVQARGIGKLLMAEIERTARERNIPSLTVPSSVTAEGFYARLGFNAVRDSYHGDERTIVMERLLDSLE; encoded by the coding sequence ATGGACTGCACGATCCGGCCCGCGATGGACGATGACGCCAACGCCATCAGTGCGGTCATCTTGCGTGCGCTGCGCGAAACCAATGCGAAGGACTATGCGGCCGAGATCATCGAAAGGATCGAGCGCAGCTTCAGTCCGGACGCCGTCAGGCAGCTCATCGCGAAACGCACCGTTTTCGTCGCCACCATTGGCAGACGCGTCGTTGCAACGGCAAGCCTCGACGGAAGCGTCGTCCGCACCGTCTTCGTGGCTCCCGACGTTCAGGCCCGCGGTATCGGCAAGCTGCTGATGGCCGAGATCGAGCGCACAGCGCGCGAGCGAAATATTCCCTCGCTGACGGTCCCTTCATCGGTCACCGCCGAGGGCTTCTATGCGCGGCTTGGGTTCAATGCCGTACGCGACAGCTATCATGGCGACGAACGCACGATCGTCATGGAGCGATTGCTCGACTCCCTCGAATAA
- a CDS encoding tetratricopeptide repeat-containing protein, producing MRTLRASICVAVTALSLSLSFGAPSYGQEDEVGTLTRQMKELYRAGKYTEALPLAQKSLALREKEFGPDDAHVAMPLNDLGTIHYNLGQYAVAEPLYKRALAIREKTLGPDHAEVAMVLNNLGDLYRAEERYAEAEPLLKRSIAIGEKTNDPSLVLALSNLGAAYSNQGRYDQAVPLFKRGLAVLQKALGPDDPEATVLMNNLADAYIQRHRYADAERLLKRSMVMTEKAYGPDHPDIAQAQNNLAALYARQGRNAEAERLFKRSVLTFEKTLGPNHPDLAGVLDNLAGLYKDQGRYADAQQIFKRSMAIRGKTRPI from the coding sequence ATGAGGACCCTGAGAGCATCGATCTGCGTTGCAGTCACCGCGCTTTCCTTGAGCCTGTCGTTCGGCGCGCCATCCTACGGCCAGGAGGATGAGGTGGGCACGCTCACGCGGCAGATGAAGGAGCTTTATCGGGCCGGGAAGTACACGGAAGCGCTGCCCCTGGCCCAGAAGTCGCTGGCCCTTCGCGAGAAGGAGTTTGGCCCCGATGACGCGCATGTCGCGATGCCGCTGAACGACCTCGGCACGATCCATTACAATCTCGGCCAATACGCCGTTGCCGAGCCGCTGTACAAGCGCGCGCTGGCCATCCGGGAGAAGACGCTCGGTCCGGATCATGCGGAAGTCGCAATGGTGCTGAACAATCTGGGCGATCTCTATCGCGCGGAAGAGCGCTACGCGGAAGCGGAGCCGCTGCTGAAACGATCGATCGCCATTGGCGAGAAAACCAACGATCCGTCGCTCGTGCTGGCGTTGAGCAACCTCGGCGCCGCCTACAGCAATCAGGGCCGGTACGACCAGGCTGTACCGCTGTTCAAGCGGGGCCTGGCCGTGCTGCAGAAAGCGCTCGGCCCCGACGATCCCGAAGCTACGGTGCTGATGAACAATTTGGCCGATGCCTACATCCAGCGGCATCGCTATGCCGATGCAGAGCGGCTGCTGAAGCGGTCGATGGTGATGACCGAGAAGGCGTACGGCCCCGATCATCCCGACATCGCGCAGGCGCAGAACAATCTGGCTGCGCTCTATGCGCGTCAGGGGCGCAACGCCGAGGCCGAGCGGCTGTTCAAGCGGTCGGTGCTCACTTTCGAGAAAACCCTCGGTCCCAACCATCCCGATCTCGCCGGTGTCCTGGATAACCTCGCCGGTCTCTACAAGGATCAGGGCCGCTATGCCGATGCCCAACAGATCTTCAAGCGTTCGATGGCCATCCGCGGCAAGACAAGGCCGATCTGA
- a CDS encoding L,D-transpeptidase, producing the protein MAAFVMAAFVLTPLIATPAQADLRVDIDKSSQRMSVRVDGAPRYSWPVSTGRRGYGTPSGTFHPQAMMRRYFSRKYYNSPMPHAIFFHHGFAIHGTTDLSRLGGPASHGCIRLHPAHAAALFALVQREGARNTTIRISN; encoded by the coding sequence ATGGCCGCTTTTGTAATGGCCGCTTTTGTACTGACCCCGCTCATTGCGACCCCGGCGCAGGCCGATCTCAGGGTCGACATCGACAAATCCTCGCAGCGCATGTCGGTGCGCGTCGACGGCGCGCCGCGCTACTCCTGGCCGGTGTCGACCGGCCGCCGCGGCTACGGCACGCCGAGCGGCACCTTCCATCCACAGGCGATGATGCGGCGCTATTTCTCGCGCAAATACTACAATTCGCCGATGCCGCACGCGATCTTCTTCCATCACGGCTTCGCCATCCACGGCACCACCGACCTCTCGCGCCTGGGCGGACCGGCCTCGCATGGCTGCATCCGCCTGCATCCCGCGCATGCGGCAGCCCTGTTCGCGCTGGTCCAGCGCGAGGGCGCGCGCAACACGACGATCCGTATCTCCAACTAG
- the mepA gene encoding penicillin-insensitive murein endopeptidase — MSPRRITPLLLVMTLLAAGGALAQDKGSVNPKPLPPLANPNDPHLGAKELFARKLLPSKGPAHVIGSYTKGCIGGAAQMPLNGDNWQVMRLSRNRNFGHPDMIALIKRLAAKARKDAGWPGILVGDIAQPRGGPALSGHASHQIGLDADIWLTPMPDRRLSREEREDMSAVMMVRQDRLDIDPKVFTPAHVLVLRAAAQEPAVQRIFVNAAIKKALCREAKGDRSWLSKIRPWWGHDYHFHIRMRCPAGAGECEGQPSQSEDEGCKDADLGYWFSDAVLHPKPPPEPPKPKPPMTLAQMPAACKAVLHAGDAKP; from the coding sequence ATGAGTCCCCGCCGCATTACCCCTCTCCTGCTTGTCATGACGCTCCTGGCCGCCGGCGGCGCGCTAGCCCAGGACAAGGGCAGCGTCAACCCGAAGCCGCTGCCGCCGCTGGCCAATCCGAACGATCCGCATCTCGGCGCCAAGGAACTGTTCGCGCGAAAACTGCTGCCCTCGAAGGGGCCGGCGCATGTCATCGGCTCCTACACCAAGGGCTGCATCGGCGGCGCCGCGCAGATGCCGCTCAACGGCGACAATTGGCAGGTGATGCGGCTGTCGCGTAACCGCAATTTCGGCCATCCCGACATGATCGCGCTGATCAAGCGCCTTGCGGCCAAGGCTCGCAAGGACGCGGGCTGGCCGGGCATCCTGGTCGGCGACATCGCCCAGCCGCGCGGCGGGCCGGCGCTGTCGGGCCATGCCAGCCACCAGATCGGCCTCGATGCCGACATCTGGCTGACGCCGATGCCGGACCGCCGCCTTTCGCGCGAGGAGCGCGAGGATATGTCGGCGGTGATGATGGTGCGGCAGGACCGGCTCGATATCGACCCGAAGGTGTTCACGCCTGCCCACGTGCTGGTGCTGCGCGCCGCCGCGCAGGAGCCGGCGGTGCAACGCATCTTCGTCAACGCCGCGATCAAGAAGGCGCTGTGCCGCGAGGCCAAGGGCGACCGCTCCTGGCTTTCAAAAATCCGGCCGTGGTGGGGCCACGACTATCACTTCCACATCCGCATGCGCTGCCCGGCGGGCGCCGGCGAGTGCGAGGGCCAACCGTCGCAGTCCGAGGACGAAGGCTGCAAGGACGCCGATCTCGGCTATTGGTTCAGCGATGCCGTGCTGCATCCCAAGCCGCCGCCGGAGCCGCCGAAGCCCAAACCGCCGATGACGCTGGCGCAGATGCCGGCGGCCTGCAAGGCCGTGCTGCATGCGGGCGATGCGAAGCCGTAG
- a CDS encoding amidase family protein, with protein sequence MKKPARRNASLAAAEARVEPQLENAPMSDIIDALAAERVNATALTEAYLARIAAFDRAGPMLNAVRALNPDALAIAGKLDGTRPSAKRPLAGVPILLKDNIATGDKQSTTAGSLALEGARARGDATIVKLLRNAGAVILGKANLTEFANILATDMPSGYSSLGGQVKNPYVPTLLDDRGIPVVDPGGSSSGSAVAVAAGLCAASVGTETSGSLLHPASRNGIVTVKPTVGLISRAGIVPIAHSQDTAGPMTRTVRDAAMLLNVLAAKDPRDPATERQKRPADYSADLARDAMKGARIGVPSDPDDPLNDPYYGKLPPDGTRLMAEVIKVLEDLGAIIVRAAMPTAGWIGGPGTTMPVLNRNPLSRNKGNLATPPIVFLYELKHDLNLYLKDWATKTDIKTIADIVAFNEANAAKALRFGQDLFLAANATRGDLSEREYRSARAMDLLAARTRGMDAYMNQHRLDAVLFPGATGAVIAAKAGYPSVMVPGGFVSGADGKDTPDYPLGVTFAGRAWSEHKLLRLAYAYEQASNMRKPPPGLPAPRPASGLINFA encoded by the coding sequence ATGAAGAAGCCAGCCCGCCGCAACGCGAGCCTCGCCGCGGCCGAGGCGCGGGTCGAGCCACAGCTCGAGAACGCGCCCATGAGCGACATTATCGATGCCTTGGCGGCCGAGAGGGTCAACGCAACGGCGTTGACCGAGGCCTATCTCGCGCGCATCGCAGCCTTTGACCGCGCCGGGCCCATGCTCAACGCCGTTCGCGCGCTCAATCCCGACGCACTCGCGATCGCAGGCAAGCTCGACGGCACCAGGCCGTCGGCCAAACGACCGCTCGCCGGTGTGCCCATTTTGCTGAAGGACAACATCGCCACCGGCGACAAGCAGTCGACCACGGCGGGCTCGCTGGCATTGGAGGGGGCGCGTGCCAGGGGCGATGCCACCATCGTCAAGCTGCTGCGAAACGCCGGCGCCGTGATCCTCGGCAAGGCCAACCTGACGGAGTTTGCTAACATTCTCGCGACCGACATGCCCTCGGGTTATTCGTCGCTCGGCGGTCAGGTGAAGAACCCCTACGTGCCGACCCTGCTGGACGATCGGGGCATCCCGGTCGTCGACCCCGGCGGCTCGAGCTCGGGTTCGGCGGTCGCCGTGGCCGCAGGTCTGTGCGCGGCCTCTGTTGGCACTGAGACCTCCGGCTCGTTGCTGCACCCTGCCAGCCGGAATGGCATCGTCACCGTCAAGCCGACCGTCGGCTTGATCAGCCGCGCCGGCATCGTGCCGATCGCGCACAGCCAGGACACTGCGGGCCCGATGACGCGCACCGTGCGCGACGCGGCGATGCTCCTCAACGTGCTGGCCGCCAAGGATCCGCGCGATCCTGCGACGGAGCGGCAGAAGCGGCCGGCCGATTACTCGGCCGACCTCGCACGCGATGCGATGAAGGGCGCGCGGATCGGCGTGCCGAGCGATCCCGACGATCCGCTGAACGATCCCTATTACGGCAAGTTGCCTCCAGACGGGACCAGGCTGATGGCCGAAGTGATCAAGGTGCTGGAGGATCTCGGCGCGATCATCGTGCGCGCGGCCATGCCGACCGCCGGCTGGATCGGCGGTCCAGGCACGACCATGCCGGTGCTCAACCGCAATCCGCTGAGTCGCAACAAGGGCAATCTGGCGACGCCGCCGATCGTCTTCCTCTACGAGCTGAAGCACGATCTCAATCTCTACCTGAAGGATTGGGCGACCAAGACCGACATCAAGACCATCGCCGACATCGTGGCCTTCAACGAGGCGAATGCGGCGAAGGCGCTGCGCTTCGGCCAGGACCTGTTCCTCGCCGCCAACGCAACCAGGGGCGACTTGAGCGAGCGCGAATACAGATCGGCCCGGGCCATGGACCTGCTTGCCGCCAGGACGCGCGGCATGGACGCTTACATGAACCAGCACAGGCTCGACGCCGTGCTGTTCCCCGGCGCCACGGGCGCCGTGATCGCTGCCAAGGCCGGCTATCCCAGCGTCATGGTGCCCGGCGGCTTCGTCTCGGGCGCCGACGGCAAGGACACGCCCGACTATCCGCTCGGCGTCACCTTCGCAGGGAGAGCCTGGAGCGAGCATAAGCTGCTGCGTCTCGCCTACGCCTATGAGCAGGCATCGAATATGCGCAAGCCGCCGCCGGGTCTGCCGGCGCCTCGACCCGCGAGCGGGCTGATTAACTTCGCCTGA
- a CDS encoding acyl-CoA dehydrogenase family protein, with translation MNAASGFGLVERARALAPLIAGEAAEIERTRQLTPAVVSALVENGLYRALLPQSLGGSEAAPEAFMQMLEEIAKADASTAWCLGQCSVCAMIAAWLDHDTAHEIFNTAPGILAWGAIAHEARAVEGGYRVTARWDFASGSRQASWLGAHVRIVGSDGVPRKNADGSPEVRTILFPVASATLHDVWQAIGLAGTGTDSYEAADLFVPERFTAFRDVSSALRETGPLYRIGTGSTFSLGFAAVSLGVARATLDAAIALARAKHQSLAAGAMRDNQAVQGLIGRTEGDLRAARAYLYATANAMWRDLVATGEFSAAHRSAVRLAATWTIHQSAKVVDTAYHMAGATAVFRSQPFERRFRDMHAIAQQIQARDTHYEDVGKAILAGG, from the coding sequence ATGAATGCAGCTTCCGGATTTGGCCTGGTCGAACGTGCCCGCGCGCTCGCGCCGTTGATTGCGGGCGAAGCCGCCGAGATCGAGCGGACGCGGCAGTTGACGCCTGCCGTGGTCTCCGCCCTCGTCGAGAACGGGCTTTATCGCGCGCTATTGCCGCAAAGCCTTGGCGGCAGCGAGGCTGCGCCGGAAGCATTCATGCAGATGCTGGAGGAGATTGCGAAGGCGGATGCCTCCACCGCCTGGTGCCTCGGCCAATGCAGCGTCTGCGCGATGATCGCGGCCTGGCTCGATCACGACACCGCGCATGAGATCTTCAATACGGCGCCCGGCATCCTCGCCTGGGGCGCGATTGCGCATGAGGCGCGCGCGGTCGAGGGCGGCTATCGCGTCACGGCGCGCTGGGATTTTGCCTCGGGCTCGCGGCAGGCGAGCTGGCTGGGGGCGCATGTGCGTATCGTCGGGAGCGATGGTGTACCGCGCAAAAATGCCGACGGCTCGCCGGAGGTGCGGACCATTTTGTTTCCCGTCGCAAGCGCGACACTGCACGACGTGTGGCAGGCAATCGGGCTCGCCGGCACCGGCACGGACTCCTATGAGGCGGCGGACCTCTTCGTTCCCGAGCGCTTCACCGCGTTCCGCGACGTGTCGTCCGCGCTGCGCGAGACGGGACCGCTCTACAGGATCGGCACCGGCTCGACGTTCAGTCTCGGCTTTGCCGCGGTCTCGCTCGGCGTCGCGCGCGCCACGCTGGACGCCGCCATTGCGCTCGCGCGCGCAAAGCATCAGTCGCTGGCCGCCGGCGCCATGCGCGACAATCAGGCAGTCCAGGGCCTGATCGGCCGCACCGAGGGCGATCTGCGCGCGGCGCGCGCCTATCTCTATGCCACGGCCAATGCGATGTGGCGCGACCTGGTCGCGACCGGCGAATTCAGCGCGGCGCATCGCAGCGCAGTCCGTCTGGCGGCGACCTGGACCATCCATCAATCGGCAAAGGTGGTCGATACCGCCTATCACATGGCCGGTGCGACCGCGGTGTTCCGCAGCCAGCCGTTCGAGCGGCGGTTTCGCGACATGCATGCGATCGCGCAGCAGATCCAGGCGCGGGATACGCATTACGAGGATGTGGGGAAGGCGATTCTGGCGGGGGGTTAA